TTTGATAATGGGAGCTATGAAGAGGCAATGGAACACTTTTTGGCATCGCAAGTGGATATAACCTATGTGCTTCCCTTTTATCCTTCAATTGTCCTTCCAAAGACAACTTTGGTTACTGAAACAGAGAAATTGGTGGATTTGGATGATCCTCATCTTTCAAGAGGTTCTTCAGGTTTTTCAGATGACATGGAGTCGCCTGTACACCAGCTACTGGAATCTGATGAGAACACATCATTGGAGTCAAAAAAAGTGAACCATAATACTCTCATGGCTCTAATCAAGTTTTTGCAGAAGAAAAGGCACAGCATTATTGAAAAGGCCACTGCTGAAGGGACAGAAGAGGTAGTTTTAGATGCTGTTGGAGACCGGTATAAGAAATCTTATAAGGTAAAGTCCTGACATATTTGTTTCTTTGCGTCTGTGCTTTGCATCTTTGCCTCTCTCATGTAGTATTGTAGTCtctttatttatctatttttctGACAGTGACACCATGTTCTTGTATGAGTTTTGATTGTGAAGGATTCCATTTCTTACTCCTGGAAAGTGGTCAACATTCTTTTGAATATAAGATAATTTCAAATGTTTGGATCTTATATTTACGTCATTATCTTTGACTATGATGGATGTTGAGAGAAACAAAGTATGTTGGCCCTATAAACTGGTGATTTAGATAAAATCATCATGAGTAAGATTTGTATGAATATAATATCGATATAGCATGTATATTAGTGCGTGGTGTTATTCATTGCATAGTTAAGTCTTTTACTTCATCGTAAGATTACTCTGTTTATTTTAAGGAACCTTTATACCCCTACAGAACTATCATTTATTTGACTCCAGTGAAGGGAGTAAGAGTATACCAGGGTGGCTGCTCCCAAGCTTCAGTTAAACTATAGTTATTTTGTGTTAACTACCCAAGTATGAATGGGAAAGAGATTCCTTGAAACTACTACTATCTTAGCTTTTGTAGaacatacatacatatgtaCAAAATAAATTCGAATTTTTTGGTAGAGAACACCATTTCCCCTTGAGGGAGGAATTGTGGGCTTAGGAAATTATGAAAAGATGCTTGGATTGGCGAGACTCATCGAGGCAATAAGTCCATAAAGTAGTTTCCGCAATGTTAGACCAGATTATAGGAGAATATCCCAATCCCTGGGGTGGTCCTCATCCCTAGGTGTTAGGAATGCAATTAAAGATTAGTAATTAGTTAAGAAAGTTGTCAAGGAGATTGGTTATGATTAGAGAGAGTTGGTTATCAATAGAGAGAGTGGGTAGTGATAAACTTAGGTATTTGGAGAGTGAATTAGAGCTTGGGAGAGATCTCAAGAGGGAGGATTCAAGTAACTCAAGTTACTTTATTGTAGTTTCTTAATGTTATTGTGTATTTTCTGTATTTGGATACCGGACAAACTGGCATTGGAGCATGTTTAACTTGGGAGTATCCATTCTGGCTATGGATTTGGATCGAGATATGCTCAATCTTGTGGTCAAGAATTTGTTGGAGGTATAGAGGGAGATCAAGGATTTAAATCAAAACACTGAAAGGAAGACAAAATTGTGCGGAGAATATTGAGTTAGTGACTGAGGTTGAGGTCAATGGTTGTTACAAGATTTTTGATGTCAAAGGCCCAAAGGAGTCTTGGTGGGGGAAGAGGAAATCAAATGAGGAAGATGTAGTCGAAAAGGGGAAAACATTCAGGGCAAATGGGTGTGTCATCGTTTAAGCTGGGATTGCAAGAATGTGGGCTTGGCCCAGTGCAAAAGAACAAGGGCTGGATATTTTTTAGTAGCGGGTTTGCTGGTATTGTAATGTTCAAATTGGATTTGGGAGTGGGTATTTTGTTTAGTGCTTGCAATTCAATGGTTGTTATACAACCCACACCTTGAGGACGAAATGCATTTGTCAGGCGTCGATAATGTTAGGAATGAAATTAGGGATATTATATGGGTATATTAGTAATTAGTTTGGGAAGTAATTTGGAGGAGTGGCTATAAATTGAGAGACTGGGTAGGGATGAACTTGGGCATTTGGTGAGTGAATTTGGATCGGGTGAGATCTCAAGAGGGTTGGTGCTAGCACCTCGAATTACTTGTTATATTGCAGTTTCTTCATTGAAATTGCACTGCCGCCATCTTGGAGAGACAGTCCATAAATAAAGTTTTCACCCTTTTTTAGAACATTCGCCCTGCAAATCACCTAACTAGACTCCCTTTCAGTACATCAAATAAAATTGGACAAATAAACTTGCTAGAAAATGTGGGTAGGATGACCCTTTCAGTACATCAAATAAAATTGGACAAATAAACTTGCTAGAAAATGTGGGTAGGATGGATTTGTTGGTTGTCCTAGAAGGTTAGAAATGCTTGAAAAACAATTTTGAATAGGAATCTCCTGCATTTACCAACTGccagaaaaattaattatttctcttaCGTAAGACACAGGAAAGGTTTGCCGTTCAGGGATCTCCTTTTGATTAAGATGCCTCCTAAAGCCCAAGTTCCATCTGTTGTTGACTGCacctacaattttccacgaaattGTTTTGAGATCCAGTTTGATCAAAGAGCTTAGAGAAGTTAGAGAAGGAAACATTCAGGGTAGAGGTTTCTGATAGAAATCTGACCTCCTTAAGATGGGGGTCGCACTCTGCCATGAAGGTAATCATTCAAATCCAGTTTCCAAGTTGTACAAGACCCGAACTCCATGATAGGTTTCGTTTAAGCCACCAATACTTTTCACATATAACTGTAGAAATAAGGGGAAGTTGGCACGTGAAATGAAGGAGGGAAATGCAGAATATAGGTGAACTGAATGGTGGGCCCAGCAGTTAGGATTGGGGGGAGTTTTAACAGGGAAGATTCAGAGAGAAAGGGGAGGATTTTGTGGAGGAAAAACAAGACTATCTCACTCCTTGAAAGATAGGAGTAGTAGTATCAGGTTCCACTGTtctgatttattttttatataattatgttTCTGTTTTGGTCTTGTTTTCCTTGCTTGTTGAAAGTCTTGTGTTCTGGTTAGGGAAGGATTGCTATCCTAGTAGTgttctttgattttcttttttaatttcctaTTGTAATTAAGTTTAAATATCAATAAAGTAGAATCACCATACTGGTGTTCTATCAGGTTCCAACTTTATTGGCAGTAGAACATTCGAAAAGGGGATCATCGGCACAATTCCCCCCAAAATATTACTCACAATGAGTTGGGGTAACTTGGAAGGAACCAGTACATCTTTGTCTGTAGTGATTGACATGTTTAATAAAGTCCATATTGATTActcaatttttttaatcaattgATCATAAATTATCTTTCGTCTACAGGGACGAGGGAATATTCCCATCAGCTCTGGTGCTAGGGAGATGGCAGCTATACTGGATACAGCATTACTTCAAGCTCTGCTTTTTACTGGACAATCATTTGCGGCCTTGGAATTATTGAAAGGCCTGAATTATTGTGACGTAAAAATATGTGAAGAGATCCTTCAGAAAAATAAACATTATTCGGCTCTGTTAGAGTTGTATAGGTGCAATTCTATGCATCGTGAAGCTCTAAAACTTCTGCATCAATTAGTAGAAGAGTCAAAAGCCAACGAGTCTCAAACTGAACTCCAAAAGTTCAAACCTGAAATGATCATTGACTATCTTAAGGTAAGTTTTCACAACCACTTGAAGAAGAAACTTACTCTTGATGGATTTTTTTGTGTTCACTGCATGATAACTGTAATGGCTGGCTTTAGACTGTAGATTATTTAAATGTTTTCAGGATAGGATATGGCTTGATAAGatttaatcaattttatttgttaACAAAGCACAAGACAAGAGGAGATTTGAGTGCTTCCACACTTTTCAGAATTGCCAAAAAGATAATACCCAGCCCCCCTCACTACTCTTTTGCTACATAACCTTTCCCATAACAAACTCTTCCTTTGGATTGCTTAGTTGGAGCATAATCCTCATATTTTTTAGGATAAAGCCATTGAATTCAACTCTTTTCTTAACATTTAACTTCTCTTGGTGTAAAGTATTCTTTTATTTCTGTGATTATAGTCTCTCTTCTTCCATTGTTTAatagaaatatttattttttgtaattcctttgGTACATAGCTGGCCTTCTTTTGTAATTTCTTCTCATCAAGGAGCTCATGTTTTCTTcacaaagaaataaataaaaaacctTCCCTCCACCCTTTGTGACTGTAGCCCTTCTAACTAGCCAAAAACTATCAGGCCCATTAAACACATTACTCCTAGCTTATGGGTTTTCCACCATTTACCCATTTCAGGTGTACACTTTAGTGACATAGAATAATATCATTtgattaataattttaaatttaaggttCCAGTTGTGAGCCTCTGGTGCGACAGTGATTTCATATCTAATATGGGTACGGTAAGGGTATCGACATCCAAATGAAAATTAGCAAATGTTTtgcttccttttttttcttgggGGGGGGGTTGTTTTTAATCTCATAAGCTCAAGAACTTAAATTATTCTATAGTTTTGACATAATTTTTCATACAGCCTCTTTGTGGAACTGATCCCATGCTGGTCCTGGAATTCTCGATGACCGTTCTTGAAAGCTGTCCCACGCAAACTATTGAGCTCTTTCTTTCAGGGAATATTCCAGCAGACTTGGTTAATTCCTATTTGAAGCAACATGCTCCAAACTTGCAGGCAACATATTTGGAACTTATGCTTGCAATGAACGAGAGTTCAATTTCTGGAAATCTCCAAAATGAAATGGTAAATGCATACAGAGGCATAGAACCTGCTTTGCTGAGTTTGATAGGGCTCTATTTCATGTCCTTTTACATGAcatttacttatttttcatgatataaGAATTTCCACAATAGTATGTGCAAACTACCCTAGCTGAATTTTTTGTACTTACTGTTGATTTGGACTGATCATGGTGTCCTTTCATTAATTCCAAATGGTACTGATCAATAAAACTACTTCTTGCAGCTTCAAATATATCTTTCGGAAGTTCTTGAGTGGTATGCAGATTTAAGTGCTCAAAACAAATGGGATGAAAAAATTTACTCCTCCACAAGAAAGAAGTTGTTGTCTGCTTTGGAGTCAATCTCAGGGTATCAGCCGGAGGTTCTATTAAAACGCCTTCCTTCAGATGCATTATCTGAAGAACGAGCAATTTTATTGGGGAAGATGAACCAGCATGAGCTTGCCTTATCTCTCTACGTTCATAAGGTAACCTTTGACTGTTTGAACTAGATTTGCACCGTCAACCTTCTCTTTGTTTCAGTTGACAACAGTTGCCACTAGCTTCCATTTTTATACTAATTCAAAGCAATGAAgtatttttcttcatttcttgTAGATTCATGTTCCTGAGTTGGCACTATCCTACTGTGACCGGGTTTATGAATCTGTAGCTAACCAGCAACCAACAAAATCTTCTGGCAATATATACCTGACTCTTTTACAAATATACCTTAATCCCCGCAGAACAACAAAAAATTTTGAGAAGAGAATTACAAACTTAACATCTCCTCAAAATATGGGGACTCCAAAACTTGGGTCAGGTCCTTCATTCAAGGTTAAAGGAGGTCGTTCAGCTAAGAAAATTGCTGCAATAGAAGGTGCAGAAGACACAAAAGTTAGTCTTAGTAACACTGACAGTAGCAGGAGTGATGGTGACACTGATGAACCTGGCGAAGAAGGAAGCTCTTCAATTATGCTTGATGAAGCTCTGAATCTGTTGAGCCAAAGGTGGGACAGAATTAATGGAGCACAGGCACTCAAACTTTTACCTAAGGAAACAAAGTTACAGGTAATCGCTATTTTCATTAGACGTCTTAAAATAAAGATTGATAGAAAACACTAGAACTCACCCCATGCTTATGCGTGCACTCCTAAATTATCTAATCTTGTCTCAAATTATCTTTGGATGTTCCTGTCTCTGATTTAAATCGAACCATTTAAGCCTTCTTTAATATCTAGACTATAGACTATAGACTGTAGATGTAGATTGTTAGTATTTTTTCCTAAACTTCATACAAAGTtttgaataatttgaattaattaaatagcAAAAATGTAATTGATTGAAACTAAAAGATCTAATAGAGATCCAAATTCTCTCCTTGAACTTATATATGCATATAGATATCTTGTATAGATAGTTATGCTTGTAAATCTCTTTCTAGTTTCATCACTAGCATCTTCTTTAATCCTAAAATGCAGAACTTGCTACAATTTATTGGACCACTTTTAAGGAAATCCAGTGAGGCGTATAGGAACTCTTCAGTGATAAAGAGTTTGCGACAAAGTGAAAACTTACAGGTATGCACtgaacaaaaatcaaaataagtTCATAAGTGATTCCATTGCAAATCACAATTTTTATTCCACATTGGATTTCTTGATTTCATCATTTGTCTGTCCTTGCATTATTTGATTGACTTACTACCCTCCAAATCATATGGTGATCCATTGAATTTGATCGCAACCTTATTGTAACATGGTATATGCTTTTATTTTGAAGTTGGGAAGATATTAGCCTCAACTTCTTATTGTCATTCACATGGTGATCTATTAACCATTTTACTAAGTGACATGACATTATTGTCAGCATCAGCCAAACTAAATCAAGTTTCTTCCTCACAACTCGTAACTCGTCTGCTGAATTGTCTTCATCCTTACACTATTTGAGCTTCATTATAATAAATATCTGAGATTGATCTATTCTTATGATACTTGCATGTGAAACCACGATATCATCTCATATACTATGATTATTTTGATGTGGAACAGGTGAGAGACGAGCTCTATAACCAACGGAAACCTGCTATAAAAATAACCAGTGATAGCATGTGCTCTCTCTGCAAGAAGAAAATAGGGACGAGCGTTTTCGCTGTCTATCCAAATGGGAAAACACTTGTGCACTTCGTATGCTTTAGAGACTCACAGAACATGAAGGCTGTGTCTAAGGATTCACCCATAAGAAGGCGTACATAATAATCGATATGAGTGATGGCTTCTCCATTTTTAGGTTTCaaacacaaaattgaaaggCTTTTAACAGGGAAAAGAAAACTAACAAACTCAGGTGTCAAGGGAAGTCTTGTCTTTTTCATGACAAGGGATGGGGAAAACATGGAAACTCCCTGAAGGGGTGTTTTTTTCTTGTGTCATTCATTGGATTGGCTTTTTGGgtgtatttatttaaatatagttttttttttgtttttcaattggGTGAAATATGTGAGGTTTGTATCTATATGAGGGTTATGATTACTACCTTTTATATGTATATCTATTTTGCTTGTAAAATATTGCAAGTTCAGCATGAATGAAAAAGCGAAAGGATCCTCATTGATAATGTGATAAAATCAAGTAATTCTTTATTTGCtgttttttccttcttcttgtAATGCTTTGGAAAAGGCAAAATGGAACCAAAAGGAAtcattaaaagaataaaatttgtataaataaaaaaactaaaattatggATAAAGTCAAGAGGAAAGATCATGTAGCTCTTCATGCTTTGggttttattttagttttgtaCCTTTTTTTCTGAATTTTAGTGGGTATTTtcaagggatagttgcaaatttagcaattatattcaaaataattaattatctagcaacattttaaaaaaattgcaaacatagcaaaatctgtcaaaatatatcaatgataggagtctatcaacgataaaccataagagtctatcaacgatagaagtgtatcactgatagattttgctatatttgcaatttttttaaaatattgctacatacttaataattattctaaaaattgctacctattataattaccctattTTCAATAAACTTTGAGCTTAATTtcttaataaatcttaaatttgttttttcttttcaaatttttattacaATATCTAAGACGGTGAAATCGAGTATCTGGATTTGAAGTTTCCAGTAAGTTGAATTATGTCCAtcttaacttaaaatttaaatttaatccTTCGATATGTGTTTGTAATAAAGTTTATTACAataattttaagaaaagaaaagattgtttttttctttacaacTTACAAAGAGATTGTCAATAGAGATTATTAATAGTAAagaaatttatgataataggatttatgtcactatattttttaaattgacaaagtaataaaattaaaagggGATAACTCTCTGATATCCCTTTGATAGCCATAtaatatgtttaattaattgtcGTAGTTGTCATATTCACGATATCAAAAAATGGATGTTATATTctgtttttttctaaattttgttgTGGATGCAGTTTCCTTATAAAAATGATAATTATCTAATATAACAAATGTATTAATGTTTACGATTCTGGTTCATTATATAAAATCTTAAGATTTCTTGAAATTATATGaatgaaaattgaatatttgaaatttgaagataTACAACTTGattttaaatatatgttttacctcctctttggatatttttagatatttttagtCCTTTAAATTTAGAacattataaaaaatagaacatttaacCAAATATTCACACTCTATAGaaaaaatgtaataaattttgtccTTCTACCGATTTTGTTATATAAAGTTTAGTTTGTCAAAttcttctattttaaaaaaattccttaattttcttattgctttcaattttatttatttatttatttttctaaatttaaataatgGTTAATTAATACTAGTTTGTTGATAAACCTACATGGAAAAAATTTAGATGAGGAAGTAAGCTTCAAAAGTAGAGTTTTTCATTattctaaaaaatttaaaatacatacccttctttttttttagaaaaaaagtgCAAATTACACTTTTAGTGatgtttaaagaaaaaagaaaaacttggaAGACATTTCATCTACTTGTTTTCCTCTATTTTTCTCAGCCTATTCAGAAAGAATGACATAAGACTTGTTCTTGCTACTTCCcctaatatatttttttcaaaacaacaaTTTTATTAGCTTGGTTTTATATACAACTAAGTAAAAGTAGCTGTAAATCATTATTAAg
This region of Cucumis melo cultivar AY chromosome 7, USDA_Cmelo_AY_1.0, whole genome shotgun sequence genomic DNA includes:
- the LOC103494389 gene encoding vacuolar sorting protein 39 encodes the protein MVHSAYDSFELLKDNPSKIESIESYGSKLLIGCSDGSLRIYSPNSSASDRSSSSDFHPRSTELQKEPYVLEKNVSGFSRRSLVSMEVIDSRELLLTLSESIAFHKLPNLETLAVITKAKGANAYSWDDRRGFLCFARQKRVCIFRHDGGRGFVEVKEFGVPDTVKSMSWCGENICLGIKREYVILNATSGALTDVFPSGRLAPPLVVSLPSGELLLGKDNIGVFVDQNGKLLQEGRICWSEAPSVVVIQNPYAVALLPRYIEIRSLRSPYALIQTIVLRNGRHLIDSKHALVVGLDNSAYGLFPVPLGAQIVQLTASGNFEEALALCKLLPPEDSSLRSAKESSIHIRYAHYLFDNGSYEEAMEHFLASQVDITYVLPFYPSIVLPKTTLVTETEKLVDLDDPHLSRGSSGFSDDMESPVHQLLESDENTSLESKKVNHNTLMALIKFLQKKRHSIIEKATAEGTEEVVLDAVGDRYKKSYKGRGNIPISSGAREMAAILDTALLQALLFTGQSFAALELLKGLNYCDVKICEEILQKNKHYSALLELYRCNSMHREALKLLHQLVEESKANESQTELQKFKPEMIIDYLKPLCGTDPMLVLEFSMTVLESCPTQTIELFLSGNIPADLVNSYLKQHAPNLQATYLELMLAMNESSISGNLQNEMLQIYLSEVLEWYADLSAQNKWDEKIYSSTRKKLLSALESISGYQPEVLLKRLPSDALSEERAILLGKMNQHELALSLYVHKIHVPELALSYCDRVYESVANQQPTKSSGNIYLTLLQIYLNPRRTTKNFEKRITNLTSPQNMGTPKLGSGPSFKVKGGRSAKKIAAIEGAEDTKVSLSNTDSSRSDGDTDEPGEEGSSSIMLDEALNLLSQRWDRINGAQALKLLPKETKLQNLLQFIGPLLRKSSEAYRNSSVIKSLRQSENLQVRDELYNQRKPAIKITSDSMCSLCKKKIGTSVFAVYPNGKTLVHFVCFRDSQNMKAVSKDSPIRRRT